In Bacillota bacterium, the following proteins share a genomic window:
- a CDS encoding DUF4013 domain-containing protein → MVNIERALRLPLVDGGFVKVIIGAVLNMIPIVNFLSMGYLLQLAHDAVNEKGEMPTWENWGEKFVNGFLVFIACFVYMLIPIIVMMATGGLGSFQDGYSGLFAGGMALATLVALIIGFFVPMALTHYAATGSFAAAFSFGTIFSYIGKVFGSYILAYILVIALGIVLMFLSVIPLLGVIISILGGFYISCVSCILFADVYRQATQAKLQQPVS, encoded by the coding sequence ATGGTGAATATTGAACGGGCTCTGCGGCTTCCACTGGTTGACGGCGGCTTTGTCAAGGTGATAATCGGCGCGGTTCTAAACATGATTCCCATCGTTAATTTCCTTTCGATGGGGTACCTGTTGCAGCTTGCCCATGACGCCGTTAACGAAAAGGGCGAGATGCCGACCTGGGAAAACTGGGGCGAGAAATTCGTCAACGGGTTCCTTGTCTTCATCGCCTGCTTTGTATACATGCTGATTCCCATAATAGTGATGATGGCGACCGGCGGGTTGGGGAGCTTCCAAGACGGTTACTCCGGGTTGTTCGCCGGGGGGATGGCGCTGGCCACGCTGGTTGCGCTGATAATCGGGTTCTTCGTGCCCATGGCCCTCACGCATTACGCGGCCACGGGAAGTTTCGCCGCGGCTTTCAGCTTCGGCACTATTTTTTCGTATATCGGAAAGGTTTTTGGCAGTTATATCCTGGCCTATATCTTAGTGATCGCGCTGGGTATTGTATTGATGTTTTTATCTGTGATCCCTCTCCTCGGAGTAATTATAAGCATCCTCGGCGGCTTTTATATCAGCTGTGTCAGTTGTATTCTCTTTGCGGATGTTTACCGGCAGGCCACACAGGCAAAACTGCAGCAACCGGTCTCTTAG